In Bacillus weihaiensis, the genomic stretch ATAAAACAGCAGGCGAAAATATTGCACAAGGCCAACAGACTCCTGCAGCTGTAGTGCAAGCCTGGATGAATAGTGAAGGACACCGTAAGAATATTTTAAGTAAAGATTTTACTCATATTGGAGTCGGCTATGACAAGAATGGTCATCATTGGACTCAGATGTTCATTGGTAAGTAAAGGTGGATTGTAAAGAAAAGAGCCCATGTCGGGCTTTTTTCTTTACAATTCAAATTCAATTGATGTTTTAAATTTTTCTCCCTCTTTTGGTGTCATCCATACGCTCAATACATAGTCTCCTGAATCAAGACTCAATTCATTTAAATTAATTTTATGCACATAGCTTTCTCCTTGTTTAATTTCTTCACTTCCAAGTGCCGTCAGGAATGTTGCTGTACTAGAAAATAAGTATATCTCTTTGCCAGCCTTAGTGGACACAGAGTAGTCTATCCTTTGTGAACTAGTGAATTCCAGATTGACAACCTTTTCAGTGTCATTTTTCACTGAATAAGTAAATTGTAATGGGTTTTCTTCTACTAGTGTTGCTTTCATTTCTCCAGCTACAATCCCTCCCTGTGAAGAATTGGAATCATGTTGATTTTCTGTGTTGCTGTCTTCCTTCGTCGTTCCGCAGCCACCTAATATGACGACCGTTACACTAATTAAAATAAATAATTTTTTCATCGTAATTCTCCTTTTAGCTTTTATTATGATTAGTCGAGTAAACGTTTCTTTTCGTTACAATAAAATAGGAAGTTAATTCAATAGGTTTTACATGTTAGTAAAACTCACAATAAAAGAAGTAACAATATTAAATGAACTGAGCAGTATTCTTTTTGTTCCGAATGTTGCTCGATCATTACACGTTAATGTTAACGTTTACATAATAAAATATTTAAAAAATTTAAAAAACTCGTTGTTTCTCTCTGTAATTTCTGTATAATGTGAATTATAAAGTTGATGTTATGTTTTGTGACAAGTAAAGTCAGCTTTTTGAACATTAATAAGGAGGGGTATGCAAATATGGTAAAAAAAGGGCTCATGTTATTTGTTTTTTCGATTTTGTTTTTAGCATCCTGCGCACAAACAAGTAATCCAACGACAAATGAAGGGGAAGCGTCAGAATCCACTTCAGGTGAAAACAGTGAAACAGTGCAAGTTGGAATTTTACATTCTTTAAGTGGAACTATGGCAATTAGTGAAGTGTCGTTACGTGATGCAGAACTTATGGCAATTGAAGAGATTAATGCTGCTGGAGGTGTATTAGGTAAACAGATTAAACCTATTATCGAGGATGGAGCCTCTGATTGGCCAACATTTGCAGAAAAAGCCAGGAAACTATTACAAAAGGATCAAGTAGCAACAATCTTTGGTGGCTGGACATCTGCTAGTCGTAAAGCCATGCTTCCAGTTGTTGAACAAAATAACGGTTTATTATGGTATCCCGTGCAGTATGAAGGGATGGAAGAATCACCAAATATTTTTTATACAGGAGCAACTACTAATCAACAAATTGTACCAGCGGTGGATTGGTTGATTGAGAATAAAGGAGACCATATTTTCTTAGTTGGCTCTGACTATGTTTTTCCGAGAACAGCAAATAAAATTATTAATGCTCAACTCGAGTCAGAAGGCGGAAAAGTTGTTGCAGAAGAGTATACACCTCTAGGACACACAGACTACAACACAATTATCAACAAGATAAAATCCACGAAACCAGATGCAATCTTTAATACATTGAATGGAGATAGTAATGTGGCATTTTTTAAACAATTAAAGGATGCTGGTATATCTGCAGATGATATTCCTGTTCTATCAGTGAGTGTAGCTGAGGAAGAAATAAGAGGAATAGGCACGAATGTATTAGAAGGTCATTATGCAGCATGGAACTACTTCCAAACTACAGACACTCCAGAGAATAAAACGTTCGTTGAAAACTACAAATCCAAATATGGGGAAGACCGAGTAACGGGAGATCCAATTGAAGCTGCCTACATTGCTGTTTACTTATGGAAGGAAGCTGTGGAGAAGGCAGGCTCCTTTGAAGTTGCTAAAGTAAAAGAGGCATCAGATGGAATCGAGTATCAGGCACCAGGGGGGTTAGTGAAAATTGATGGAGAAACTCAGCACATCTATAAAACGGTTCGAATTGGAGAGGTGCAATCCGATGGTCAATTTAATGAAGTATGGAATTCAGGTGAACAGGTGAAACCAGATCCTTACTTAAAATCTTACGATTGGGCCTCTGATCTTAGTAGTGAATAAGTAGAAAAGAAGGGTTGATAGTAGGTCAAACTGAGCTGACCTACTATCATCTTAGATTGGATCCTGCGACTTCTTATGTAACGTAGACGAAAATCGTCGTATCCTTATTTAGCTTAGCTTTCCATAGATAGTAATTTAATCCTTGATTAAAAAACTAAAATAGTACGCCTAGAGGGGGGAGAGTTCGTGTCAATTTTAATTTCACAATTATTTAATGGGGTTAGTTTAGGCTCTATCCTTTTATTAATCGCACTGGGGTTAGCGATTACGTTTGGTTTAATGAATATCATTAACATGGCACATGGAGAGTTTATTATGATTGGTGCTTACACTACGTATGTTCTTCAGCAAGTATTCATTCAATATCTTCCATCAACTTTATTTGACTTATATTTTCTATTAGCAATACCCTTTTCTTTTCTAGTTGCTGCTTTGTTTGGGCTACTGATGGAAAAGACGGTCGTGAGGTTTTTATACGAAAGACCTCTTGATAGTCTACTGGCCACTTGGGGAGTTAGTTTAATATTGCAACAACTTGCTCGATTAGTATTTGGAGCGCCTAATGTTGCAGTGGTGTCCCCTTCATGGTTAGAAGGTGGCTTATCAATTGCAGGTATTACATTTCCTTACAAGAGATTGTTTATTATAGCGTTAGTTGTGATGTGCCTTGGCTTTTTGTTTTTCTATTTATATAAAACATCTACAGGTAGAAAGATGAAGGCTGTTACGCTTAATCGAGACATGGCTGCTTGTTTAGGTGTATCCACAAGAAAGGTTGACAGTACAGCATTTGCACTGGGGAGTGGTTTTGCTGGAATCGCAGGCTCCTCTTTAACATTGATCGGTTCGATTGGGCCGACTCTTGGGACCACCTATATCGTCGATGCTTTTATGATCGTTATTCTAGGTGGTATTGGAAAACTAAAAGGAACAGTGCTGGCAGCTTTATTATTAGGTATTATGAGTACATTTGTAGAACTTTCAACAGGTGCAACTTATGCCAAAGTCGTTGTATTTGCATTTATTATTCTCTTCTTACAATGGAAGCCTACGGGATTGGTCAGTTTAAAGGCTCGTGCGTTAGATTAATGGAGGTGTAGAAATGATAAAAAAGTATTCCCAAGGAACTTACTATGGGTTGTTCTTTGTGCTATTAATAGTTGCACCATTTTTTTTATCAGATTTTAGAATGGGTCTTCTCGCTAAATTTTTATGTTTTGCAATGATTGCAGTAGGTATTAGTCTTATTTGGGGTTATACAGGAATCTTGAGTCTTGGTCACGGAGTATTTTTCGGTTTGGGTGCTTATTGTATGGCGATGTATTTAAAGCTTGAAGCGTCCCCGAATGGTATACCTGACTTTATGGAATGGAATGGTATATCGGAATTGCCATTTATTTGGACAGTATTTCAAAATCCAATAATTGCACTATTGGCGGTCATTTTTGTGCCATTTGGTCTTGCTTGGATTATCGGCTATTTTACTTTTAAAAATAGAATTAAAGGAGTGTTCTTTTCATTAATCTCTCAGGCTGTCGTAGTTGTAGCGGTGACTCTGTTTATTGGGAGTCAGCATATAACGGGGGGAACAAGTGGTTTGACTAACTTTTTCACTATATTTCAGGTTCCTTTAGCAGATTCGGGGACAAAGCAATTTCTTTATTATCTTACTGTTCTTTTATTAGCTGCGATCATGTTTTTTTCATTATTAATCACAAAAACACGTTTTGGACGGTTGTTGATAGCTATTCGTGATGGGGAAAACAGACTTCGCTTTCTAGGGTATAATCCAGCGATCTTTAAAGTGTTTGTTTATTCATTAAGTGCTGCGTTTGCAGGGGTAGCTGGTGCATTATTCGTCCTACAAGTTGGAATCATTACCCCAGAAATGATGGGGATCATTCCATCAATAGAAATGGTCCTTTGGGTAGCGATTGGAGGTCGTCACTCCATTTTAGGTGCTGCGATGGGAGCGATCTTAACGAATAGCGCAAAAAGCTTTTTAAGCGAGTCATACCCAGAAATCTGGACCATATTCTTAGGTGCCTTATTTTTAATCGTTGTTCTGTATCTTCCTGATGGGTTGGCTGGCTTCGTGGAAAAAATTAAAAATCGTTTCTCTCCAAAAGTAAAGGAAGGGGGAGATCAACATGAAGCCAATACTCTCGTGTCATAATGTTGTAGTAGATTTTTCAGGATTTAAAGCATTACAAGGTGTGAATCTAGATATAACCAGCAAAGAGGTTCTTTTTTTAATAGGACCTAACGGGGCGGGGAAAACAACCTTGCTTGATGTGATTTGTGGAAAAACGAAATCCTTTGAAGGAGATATTACCTTTGAAGATCGACTGAATTTGACGAAGCTTACGGAAAAAAGAATTGTGGAAGAAGGGATTGCGAGAAAGTTTCAATCACCATCTATTTTCTTGAAGTTAACACCATATGAAAATTTAGAAATTGCAATGAAACAAAAGAAAACATTATTATCGATTTTTTTTGCAAAGATGAACAAGTCGGAGGCTAAAAAAATAGAAGATATCTTAAAAAAAATTGGCTTATATGAAGAGAGAAATAAAATTTCGGGGTCTTTATCTCATGGTCAAAAGCAATGGCTCGAAATCGGAATGCAATTGATTCAAGAACCATCATTGCTTTTATTAGATGAGCCAATTGCAGGTATGTCAGGGGAAGAGAGAACAAAAACTGGAGAGTTGATCCATGAAATTGCAAAAAACTGTACCGTGTTAGTTGTAGAACATGACATGGAATTTGTTAGAAAGTACTCTACGAAAGTAGTTGTTATGCATGAAGGGAAGGTTCTTTGCCAAGGAGGTATGAGTGAGATTCAAGAGAATGAGGAAGTGAAAAACGTGTATCTTGGAAGGAGTCGTTAACATGTTTACTGTGTCAAATTTACAAGCTGGATATGATGAAACCGTCATATTACGCAATGTAAGTTTTGAAATTCCAAAAGGAAAAATTGTTGGGTTTTTGGGTAGAAATGGGGTTGGGAAAACAACATTGCTAAAGGTACTAATGGGCTTATTACCGGCATGGGATGGTGAAGTTACGTTTAAAAATCAGTCCTTAAAGAAAGAAAAGCCAGAGGAACGTGCCCGAGAAGGCATAGCATATGTACCGCAGGGGAGGGAGATCTTCTCTGACCTTACAGTGAAAGAGAATCTCTTGATAGGGTTGGAGGCATTGCCTAAGTCATCGCAGCCTAAAAGTATTCCTGAAGAAATTTTTACTTGGTTTCCGGTTTTAGAAGAAATGATTCATCGGCGTGGAGGAGATTTAAGTGGTGGACAACAACAACAATTAGCTATTGCGCGGGCGTTAATCTCAAATCCGACATTATTACTTCTAGATGAACCAATGGAAGGAATTCAGCCTTCTATCGTACAACTTATTCAGGAAGTCCTTGTTCACATTTCAAAGAAAAAAGAGATGTCGATTATTTTGGTTGAGCATAATTTAGATGCCGTTTTACACTGTGCAGATTCCTTTTATATTCTAGATCAAGGAAGAATGGTCATGAATGGACAATGTGCTGAAGTGAATGAAGATGAACTATATAAGCATTTAGCTGTTTAAGGAGAGATATTTAGATGAAGCTTACATCACGTGAACAAGAAAAGTTAATGATTGTTGTAGCGGCTGACTTAGCCAGGAGAAGACAAGAACGAGGCTTAAAATTAAACTACCCAGAATCTATTGCCATATTAACGTATGAAGTAATGGAAGGAGCTAGAGATGGTAAATCTGTTTCTCAATTAATGCAATTTGGGAAAACCATTTTAACGCGTGAAGATGTAATGGAAGGTGTCCCAGAAATGATTCATGATATTCAGGTAGAAGCAACTTTTCCAGACGGGACAAAACTAGTAACGGTGCATGAGCCAATTCAATAATTGGGGGTGGATGAATTGATACCAGGACAATATAAGCTACAGAATAAGTCAATTATTTGTAATGAAAACAAGCAAGTGAAAAAGTTGCTCGTTACCAATATAGGAGATCGACCAATACAGGTCGGTTCCCATTTCCATTTTTTCGAAGTGAATCGTGCCCTACAGTTTGAACGAGACCTTGGAGTTGGGATGAGATTGAATATACCAGCTGGGACTGCTGTGCGTTTTGAACCAGGAGATCAAAAGAAAGTGGAATTAATCCCTTTTTCTGGAGAAAGGAAGATATTTGGACTAAACAACCTTACGAACGATGCGCTAGATAAAGGAGTGTAAAAAGATGAGTTTTTCAATGACTAGGCTTCAATATGCCGATATGTTTGGACCGACTACCGG encodes the following:
- a CDS encoding BsuPI-related putative proteinase inhibitor translates to MKKLFILISVTVVILGGCGTTKEDSNTENQHDSNSSQGGIVAGEMKATLVEENPLQFTYSVKNDTEKVVNLEFTSSQRIDYSVSTKAGKEIYLFSSTATFLTALGSEEIKQGESYVHKINLNELSLDSGDYVLSVWMTPKEGEKFKTSIEFEL
- the urtA gene encoding urea ABC transporter substrate-binding protein; this translates as MVKKGLMLFVFSILFLASCAQTSNPTTNEGEASESTSGENSETVQVGILHSLSGTMAISEVSLRDAELMAIEEINAAGGVLGKQIKPIIEDGASDWPTFAEKARKLLQKDQVATIFGGWTSASRKAMLPVVEQNNGLLWYPVQYEGMEESPNIFYTGATTNQQIVPAVDWLIENKGDHIFLVGSDYVFPRTANKIINAQLESEGGKVVAEEYTPLGHTDYNTIINKIKSTKPDAIFNTLNGDSNVAFFKQLKDAGISADDIPVLSVSVAEEEIRGIGTNVLEGHYAAWNYFQTTDTPENKTFVENYKSKYGEDRVTGDPIEAAYIAVYLWKEAVEKAGSFEVAKVKEASDGIEYQAPGGLVKIDGETQHIYKTVRIGEVQSDGQFNEVWNSGEQVKPDPYLKSYDWASDLSSE
- the urtB gene encoding urea ABC transporter permease subunit UrtB, which encodes MSILISQLFNGVSLGSILLLIALGLAITFGLMNIINMAHGEFIMIGAYTTYVLQQVFIQYLPSTLFDLYFLLAIPFSFLVAALFGLLMEKTVVRFLYERPLDSLLATWGVSLILQQLARLVFGAPNVAVVSPSWLEGGLSIAGITFPYKRLFIIALVVMCLGFLFFYLYKTSTGRKMKAVTLNRDMAACLGVSTRKVDSTAFALGSGFAGIAGSSLTLIGSIGPTLGTTYIVDAFMIVILGGIGKLKGTVLAALLLGIMSTFVELSTGATYAKVVVFAFIILFLQWKPTGLVSLKARALD
- the urtC gene encoding urea ABC transporter permease subunit UrtC, with amino-acid sequence MKKYSQGTYYGLFFVLLIVAPFFLSDFRMGLLAKFLCFAMIAVGISLIWGYTGILSLGHGVFFGLGAYCMAMYLKLEASPNGIPDFMEWNGISELPFIWTVFQNPIIALLAVIFVPFGLAWIIGYFTFKNRIKGVFFSLISQAVVVVAVTLFIGSQHITGGTSGLTNFFTIFQVPLADSGTKQFLYYLTVLLLAAIMFFSLLITKTRFGRLLIAIRDGENRLRFLGYNPAIFKVFVYSLSAAFAGVAGALFVLQVGIITPEMMGIIPSIEMVLWVAIGGRHSILGAAMGAILTNSAKSFLSESYPEIWTIFLGALFLIVVLYLPDGLAGFVEKIKNRFSPKVKEGGDQHEANTLVS
- the urtD gene encoding urea ABC transporter ATP-binding protein UrtD, with the protein product MKPILSCHNVVVDFSGFKALQGVNLDITSKEVLFLIGPNGAGKTTLLDVICGKTKSFEGDITFEDRLNLTKLTEKRIVEEGIARKFQSPSIFLKLTPYENLEIAMKQKKTLLSIFFAKMNKSEAKKIEDILKKIGLYEERNKISGSLSHGQKQWLEIGMQLIQEPSLLLLDEPIAGMSGEERTKTGELIHEIAKNCTVLVVEHDMEFVRKYSTKVVVMHEGKVLCQGGMSEIQENEEVKNVYLGRSR
- the urtE gene encoding urea ABC transporter ATP-binding subunit UrtE; amino-acid sequence: MFTVSNLQAGYDETVILRNVSFEIPKGKIVGFLGRNGVGKTTLLKVLMGLLPAWDGEVTFKNQSLKKEKPEERAREGIAYVPQGREIFSDLTVKENLLIGLEALPKSSQPKSIPEEIFTWFPVLEEMIHRRGGDLSGGQQQQLAIARALISNPTLLLLDEPMEGIQPSIVQLIQEVLVHISKKKEMSIILVEHNLDAVLHCADSFYILDQGRMVMNGQCAEVNEDELYKHLAV
- a CDS encoding urease subunit gamma, which produces MKLTSREQEKLMIVVAADLARRRQERGLKLNYPESIAILTYEVMEGARDGKSVSQLMQFGKTILTREDVMEGVPEMIHDIQVEATFPDGTKLVTVHEPIQ
- a CDS encoding urease subunit beta, which gives rise to MIPGQYKLQNKSIICNENKQVKKLLVTNIGDRPIQVGSHFHFFEVNRALQFERDLGVGMRLNIPAGTAVRFEPGDQKKVELIPFSGERKIFGLNNLTNDALDKGV